A portion of the bacterium genome contains these proteins:
- a CDS encoding ABC transporter ATP-binding protein: MSAVFDEDPILGRAYDARLVRRLLAYVGPYRITVAASIGLLLIASLADLAGPTLYRVGIDRYIAPAGARSAGTDFRGLAGLAAVYLAVLALGFAARWAQSYLMQAVGQRVMADLRAQMIAHLQRLSMSFFARTPVGRLVTRVTNDVDALNELITSGAVAVFGDVFTMIGIMAIMLWMNWRLALAAFVVLPAVYVITERFRLRSRDAYRAVRTRLARINAYLNEQITGMTVTQLFTQEPRRLAAFDELNAAHLEASLASTRNFSQFYPAIQVIGAAGVALLLWYGGGQIVRGVATLGVLVAAIQYAERFFDPLRDLADKFNIFQAAMASSERIFRVLDEPVTVQDAADPSPLSRVRGEIAFRDVWFSYDDGGASRGLVPPRGGGAAGGRERSWALRAISLTIRAGERVAIVGHTGAGKTSIINLLTRFYDPQRGAVLVDGTDLRRVPQRDLRRHVGLVLQDVFLFSGTIADNIRLGNAAISDADVQRAAEQTGAARFIEALPRGYATELHERGAGLSAGQKQLIAFARALAAQPEILLILDEATSSVDAETEALIQRAMAAALRGRTAIVIAHRLSTVRFVDRIIVLHKGRIAEEGTHDALLARGGIYAKLYRLQFADQD; this comes from the coding sequence GTGAGCGCCGTCTTCGACGAAGATCCGATCCTGGGCCGCGCCTACGACGCGCGGCTGGTGCGGCGGCTGCTCGCGTACGTTGGCCCGTACCGCATCACGGTCGCCGCGTCGATCGGCCTGCTGCTCATCGCCTCCCTCGCGGACCTCGCGGGGCCGACGTTGTACCGGGTCGGCATCGACCGCTACATCGCGCCAGCCGGCGCCCGCAGCGCGGGCACGGACTTCCGCGGCCTCGCCGGGCTCGCCGCGGTCTATCTCGCGGTGCTGGCGCTCGGCTTCGCGGCGCGCTGGGCCCAGAGCTACCTCATGCAGGCGGTGGGACAGCGGGTGATGGCCGACCTGCGCGCGCAGATGATCGCGCACCTCCAGCGCCTCTCGATGAGCTTCTTCGCCCGCACGCCGGTGGGGCGACTCGTCACACGCGTGACGAACGACGTGGACGCCCTGAACGAGCTGATCACGTCGGGGGCGGTGGCGGTCTTCGGCGACGTCTTCACGATGATCGGGATCATGGCCATCATGCTGTGGATGAACTGGCGGCTCGCGCTCGCCGCGTTCGTGGTGCTACCCGCCGTGTACGTCATCACCGAACGCTTCCGGCTGCGGTCGCGCGATGCGTACCGCGCGGTGCGTACGCGCCTCGCCCGGATCAACGCGTACCTGAACGAGCAGATCACCGGGATGACGGTGACGCAGCTGTTTACGCAGGAACCGCGCCGCCTCGCGGCGTTCGACGAGCTCAACGCCGCCCATCTCGAGGCGAGCCTCGCGTCCACCCGCAACTTCTCGCAGTTCTACCCGGCTATCCAGGTGATCGGCGCCGCCGGCGTCGCGCTGCTGTTGTGGTACGGCGGTGGCCAGATCGTGCGGGGCGTCGCCACCCTCGGCGTTCTCGTCGCCGCGATCCAGTACGCGGAGCGGTTTTTCGACCCGCTGCGGGATCTCGCGGACAAGTTCAACATCTTCCAGGCCGCGATGGCCTCTTCGGAGCGCATCTTCCGCGTGCTCGACGAGCCGGTCACCGTCCAGGACGCCGCCGACCCATCCCCGCTGTCCCGGGTGCGCGGCGAGATCGCCTTTCGGGACGTGTGGTTCTCGTACGACGACGGCGGCGCATCCCGCGGCCTCGTCCCCCCCCGGGGCGGCGGCGCGGCGGGCGGCCGGGAGCGGAGCTGGGCCCTACGCGCCATCTCGTTGACGATCCGCGCGGGCGAGCGCGTTGCGATCGTCGGCCACACCGGCGCCGGCAAGACCTCCATCATCAACCTGTTGACCCGCTTCTACGATCCGCAGCGCGGCGCGGTGCTGGTCGACGGAACGGACCTCCGGCGCGTCCCGCAGCGGGATCTGCGGCGGCACGTCGGTCTCGTGCTGCAGGACGTCTTCCTGTTCTCCGGAACGATCGCGGACAACATCCGGCTCGGCAACGCCGCGATCTCGGACGCGGACGTACAGCGCGCGGCCGAGCAGACCGGCGCCGCCCGATTCATCGAGGCTCTGCCGCGAGGATACGCGACCGAGCTGCACGAGCGCGGCGCGGGCCTGTCGGCGGGGCAGAAGCAGCTGATCGCCTTCGCGAGGGCGCTCGCCGCGCAGCCGGAAATCCTGCTGATTCTGGACGAGGCGACGAGCAGCGTGGACGCCGAGACGGAGGCGCTGATCCAGCGCGCGATGGCGGCGGCGCTGCGGGGCCGCACCGCGATCGTGATCGCCCACCGGCTGTCGACCGTCCGGTTCGTCGACCGGATCATCGTCCTGCACAAAGGCCGGATCGCGGAGGAAGGGACCCACGACGCGCTGCTGGCCCGCGGCGGCATCTATGCCAAACTGTATCGGCTGCAGTTCGCGGACCAGGACTAA
- a CDS encoding TIGR03619 family F420-dependent LLM class oxidoreductase, which yields MDVGVTLPAAGPLASPEAVSTLAAHAEARGFTSVWVTDHIAIPVRSESPYPYSGDHRPPWEPTVPYLDALTVLAWIAALTRRVRLGVSVLVLPMRHPLPVAKAIGTLDYLSGGRVVLGVGAGWLAEEFALLGQEFSDRGRRLNEAIRVLRACWGPDPVEHRGEAYRLAPFGMDPKPPQGARLPIVVGGEGDVALRRVAAVCDGWQPLGLPPDAYRERVGRLETYAARHGRLIKDLWLQVRTGRGTQITRELAAAYAEAGARTLIVDPVYRTLTVDRARAYLDEVARELQLAPAPTG from the coding sequence ATGGACGTCGGCGTCACCCTTCCCGCCGCGGGCCCTCTCGCGTCGCCTGAGGCCGTCTCCACGCTGGCGGCGCACGCCGAGGCACGAGGATTCACCTCGGTCTGGGTGACCGACCACATCGCGATCCCGGTGCGCAGCGAGAGCCCCTATCCGTATTCCGGCGACCATCGCCCGCCGTGGGAGCCCACGGTGCCGTACCTCGACGCGCTGACGGTGCTGGCCTGGATCGCCGCGCTGACGCGCCGTGTCCGGCTCGGTGTTTCCGTCCTGGTACTGCCGATGCGCCATCCGCTGCCGGTCGCCAAAGCCATCGGGACCTTGGACTATCTGTCGGGCGGACGGGTGGTGCTCGGCGTCGGTGCCGGATGGCTGGCGGAAGAGTTCGCTCTGCTCGGGCAGGAGTTTTCAGATCGCGGCCGCCGTCTTAACGAGGCGATTCGCGTGCTGCGCGCGTGCTGGGGGCCCGATCCGGTCGAGCACCGGGGCGAGGCCTACCGTCTGGCGCCGTTCGGGATGGACCCGAAGCCGCCGCAGGGCGCCCGTCTGCCCATTGTCGTGGGCGGCGAGGGCGACGTCGCGCTGCGCCGCGTTGCGGCAGTCTGCGACGGCTGGCAGCCGCTTGGTCTCCCGCCGGACGCGTACCGCGAGCGGGTCGGGCGTCTTGAGACCTATGCCGCGCGGCATGGACGATTGATTAAGGATCTGTGGCTTCAGGTGCGAACCGGCCGCGGCACGCAGATCACGCGGGAACTCGCCGCGGCGTACGCCGAGGCGGGCGCCCGTACACTCATCGTGGATCCGGTCTATCGCACCTTGACGGTGGACCGGGCTCGCGCGTATCTTGACGAGGTTGCGCGTGAGCTTCAACTTGCGCCGGCGCCCACCGGCTGA